One Pectobacterium polaris DNA window includes the following coding sequences:
- a CDS encoding ABC transporter substrate-binding protein codes for MNMRNRLWPVSGLLSATLLLSGCFNEPEENHTSHHDGRIKLAMLQPPRSGLTPLSDDAFKLSRWSTAETLVVLDKLGEAQPALATKWQQIDDKSWRFELRPNVHFHDNTALNAATVVNALTVASTAAPKPRILDGVQLTVKADGDNAVVVSTAKPDPLLPQRLSSPQLAILSTAAYGKNGVVNPINTGSGPFVLRTVTGTSSAVLDRFDGYWGEKAQASGIDVSFVSDGAARAAALRTGTADIVEAIPVSQAPLLDQSLVHEVPMPRTNTLYLNTRHGVMQDPAMRAAVRDAINRQQLVDNVYEKRADIAQGLLGPALPWAAQLRQPVASPVKASKPAGATITLATFSDRAELPEVAVYLAQQLTAAGFTVKQVVREYSQIESDALAGKFDAFILSRATVLDSGDPVAYLYSDFACEGSFNIAQLCRPEIDQALQKAASIPAGEARRQAIMQAENLILASDAAIPMLHERVIQGESAQVKDALRDPRERTLINSATHIVICAK; via the coding sequence ATGAATATGCGTAATCGCCTGTGGCCCGTTTCTGGCTTGCTATCAGCCACGCTGCTGCTTTCAGGCTGCTTCAACGAGCCGGAGGAAAATCACACCTCGCATCATGACGGTCGAATCAAACTGGCGATGCTTCAGCCGCCGCGCTCCGGCCTGACGCCGCTGAGCGATGATGCCTTTAAGCTGTCGCGTTGGAGCACGGCAGAAACGCTGGTGGTACTCGACAAACTCGGCGAAGCCCAGCCTGCGCTAGCGACAAAATGGCAGCAGATCGATGATAAATCCTGGCGTTTTGAACTGCGCCCGAACGTCCATTTTCACGATAACACCGCCTTAAACGCCGCCACGGTAGTGAATGCGCTCACCGTGGCCTCCACCGCCGCCCCCAAACCGCGCATTCTGGACGGCGTGCAGTTAACGGTGAAAGCCGATGGCGATAACGCCGTCGTTGTCTCCACCGCTAAACCGGATCCGCTGCTGCCACAGCGTTTATCCAGCCCACAGTTGGCGATTCTCTCCACCGCGGCATACGGTAAAAATGGCGTCGTCAATCCGATCAACACCGGAAGTGGCCCATTCGTTCTGCGTACCGTCACCGGCACCAGCAGCGCGGTATTGGATAGATTCGACGGTTACTGGGGTGAGAAAGCACAGGCCAGCGGTATCGACGTCAGCTTTGTGTCCGACGGCGCGGCGCGTGCCGCTGCATTACGTACCGGCACGGCTGATATTGTCGAAGCCATTCCGGTTTCTCAGGCACCGTTGCTGGATCAATCGCTGGTGCATGAAGTTCCGATGCCGCGCACCAATACACTATATCTGAATACGCGCCATGGCGTGATGCAAGATCCCGCGATGCGTGCAGCCGTGCGCGATGCGATCAATCGCCAACAGCTGGTGGATAACGTGTATGAGAAGCGCGCCGATATCGCGCAGGGTCTGTTAGGTCCAGCCCTGCCGTGGGCCGCGCAACTGCGTCAGCCAGTAGCGAGCCCAGTCAAAGCCAGTAAGCCTGCGGGTGCCACCATTACGCTGGCAACCTTCAGCGATCGCGCCGAACTGCCTGAAGTGGCGGTCTATCTGGCACAGCAGCTCACTGCCGCTGGATTTACGGTAAAGCAGGTGGTGCGTGAATATTCACAGATCGAGTCCGACGCGCTAGCTGGCAAGTTTGACGCCTTTATCTTATCGCGCGCGACGGTGCTGGATTCCGGCGATCCGGTCGCTTATCTATACAGCGACTTCGCCTGCGAAGGGTCATTCAATATCGCTCAGCTGTGCCGACCAGAGATCGATCAGGCGCTGCAAAAAGCAGCCTCGATTCCTGCTGGCGAAGCTCGCCGTCAGGCCATCATGCAGGCAGAAAACCTAATTCTTGCCAGCGATGCCGCGATCCCAATGCTGCATGAGCGCGTGATTCAAGGTGAAAGCGCACAGGTAAAAGACGCACTGCGCGACCCGCGTGAACGCACGCTGATTAACTCAGCCACGCATATTGTTATATGCGCAAAGTAA
- a CDS encoding MDR family MFS transporter, which produces MSDLTANHAPRPYPPLLLGSQLVFNIGFYAVVPFLAIFLRDDMLLSGWAIGLVIGLRTFSQQGMFLVGGALADRFGARVTILCGCVVRISGYLLLALGDSLWPIILGACLTGVGGALFSPAIEALMAQAGTQSEKEGKRSRSEWFALFAICGELGAVLGPLLGSVLAGYGFQRVALAGAGVFVIALIILFFNLPPTQRNRGELQIAPWWETFRQRRFVAFIIAYSAYLFSYNQLYLALPVELHRSGSSEKDLGPLFVLASLLVIGLQLPLARFARRVGAARMLPLGFALLAASFFSVALFASSTPPDGWQRLLPAISLITLLTLGQMLIVPVGMDLIPRFANNQNLGAHYGALASMGGIAVLVGNFVLGSQLDRALTPSPQAAIPWVLLAAVPLCSSLAMMVICRPFKSASTVNE; this is translated from the coding sequence ATGTCAGACCTTACCGCCAACCACGCCCCACGGCCTTATCCCCCGTTGCTTCTGGGTAGCCAGCTTGTTTTCAACATTGGCTTTTATGCCGTCGTGCCGTTTCTGGCAATTTTCCTGCGCGACGACATGCTGCTTTCCGGCTGGGCCATCGGGCTGGTGATTGGTTTACGCACCTTTTCTCAGCAGGGCATGTTTTTAGTCGGCGGTGCGCTGGCTGACCGCTTCGGTGCACGCGTGACCATCCTGTGCGGCTGCGTTGTGCGTATCAGCGGCTATCTCCTGCTGGCATTAGGCGACTCGCTGTGGCCGATCATCCTCGGTGCCTGTCTAACCGGTGTCGGCGGTGCCCTGTTCTCTCCCGCCATTGAAGCGCTGATGGCACAGGCCGGTACGCAAAGTGAAAAAGAGGGAAAACGTAGCCGCTCCGAGTGGTTCGCCCTGTTTGCCATTTGCGGCGAGTTAGGCGCAGTGCTGGGGCCGTTACTCGGTTCGGTGCTGGCGGGATACGGATTCCAGCGCGTGGCGCTAGCCGGTGCGGGCGTGTTTGTGATTGCACTCATCATTCTGTTTTTCAACCTGCCGCCAACGCAGCGCAATCGGGGCGAATTACAGATTGCTCCGTGGTGGGAAACCTTCCGCCAGCGCCGCTTTGTCGCGTTCATCATCGCCTACAGCGCTTACCTGTTCAGCTACAACCAGCTCTATCTGGCACTGCCGGTTGAACTACATCGCTCCGGCAGCAGCGAGAAAGATCTCGGTCCGCTGTTTGTCCTCGCTTCTCTGCTGGTAATTGGATTACAGCTCCCGTTGGCACGTTTCGCCCGCCGGGTTGGCGCGGCGCGCATGCTGCCATTGGGTTTCGCGCTGCTGGCCGCGTCATTCTTTAGCGTCGCGCTGTTTGCCTCCAGCACGCCGCCTGACGGGTGGCAGCGCCTGCTTCCCGCTATCTCGCTGATTACCCTGCTGACGCTGGGGCAGATGCTGATCGTTCCTGTCGGGATGGACCTTATTCCGCGCTTTGCCAACAACCAGAATTTGGGTGCGCACTATGGCGCGCTGGCGTCGATGGGCGGCATCGCCGTTCTCGTCGGCAACTTTGTACTCGGCAGCCAGCTTGACCGCGCGCTGACGCCGTCGCCACAGGCCGCCATTCCGTGGGTGCTGCTCGCCGCCGTGCCGTTGTGCAGTTCGCTGGCGATGATGGTCATCTGCCGCCCGTTTAAATCCGCTTCAACCGTGAATGAATAA